tacAGACTTTTTAATGCAATTTCGGTTGATGTGCATGTttaataaattcataaaatgttaccatgctctcctgctgctgtgaataaaacaagacacttgagaacttcatcatttctattctgttctacttttgaggtttgagaaaaacactgatcaatacttcCTACATTTttaccaaacaactaatcaattccTTGAGGAAATAAAAATTCAACATATTTAGTGAATagtttgtattgttattatgtttttctttgaaggGAATTATGGAGTAGATGAACAATGAACAATGATGAATGATGTGAGCAGACAAATGAAAATAGAATTGGTAACACAATTCCAAAGAGAGATATTACAGTTGGATTTTAACTATTATAAGCAGGCACTTattaaaatgtttacttttttcatatttatttaataatttcaacattttattattgtttaaagTAGCAGAAAATGCTTTAAGTGGGGCATTaagacattcatttattcattttatcctttttccccccagtctATGCATGAGCGACTGGGTCTGTGTTTACAGCGAAGCCAAAGCAGAAAATACATGAACATGTTTGCTCATCATAACATTACTGCCAGTTTTCTTAATACAGTACAGCCACTTGTTCACGAGACAAACCATTTCAAATGTAATTGGTTCTTAAATTTGTTTCCAGAGTCCTCATTATTAAAGGTTCAGGTCTTACCTTGAGTGACATGGATCCAGCCACATAGAAGTGGTCAAGGTCTATGATTGAGGCCAGCAGTCCGGCCAGAAGAACCTCATACAAATCACTCTTTTTCCTCAGTCCTATAACAACCGCCCACGACCACAGCCCCACGACTCCGTGTGTGCCATTGTCCAAGAGCGCACGCAGCCACAGGTGGTTCTGAATCACCGACGCTTGGAGGACGTGGTCGGCCACCACACAGAACATACCCAGACCTGCAGAGGCCAGCAGGGAGGCGGAGCTGAATGTCTGCAGGAGAGCCTGagctttttctgtctccacGGCGAGGCTGAGCGGTAGCGGTGCGCCGCCTCCCCCGAGGCCCGCCCCCAATAATGGTgacgaggagggggaggagtccaGCTTTGAGTAGAATCCTTGCATGCTGACAGATGGCGGTGAGGGCCAATCGCCACTGATGGTCAAAATGATTCACATATACTggagaagaaataaatgaatgaatgaaggaatcaGAAAGGGTGTAagaaaatacagatacaataaATATAGCAATATTTAATGGTGTAATACTTTAATTCACTGAAGCACTGTATCAGTATGATGAATATTCCTGACAGTgatattgtgttgtatttaagcctCTGACCACCTCCATTTGACTCTCATCTCCTTCTTCTACTCCTCTAACTAGACAAAGAAAATTGTATTGTTTATGCATCTCATAGAGGTCGACCTATATGGgtttacaatattttaaaatctGAGTCCTTATATCatcaattttattttcttagccatctgataaaatatgaatgttaAAACTTCAGTGACGTCATTGAACATCACTAACGATCCTTCCTCTCCAATCCAcatctgcactgcagtgcaattatatacagtactttgtatatatacaataacaaatatgtataaagtaaatattaaatacatgaaacaggccATCAAAAGAAACTTcttcaaataaacatttggatgaaaaaaaagtgcagagtTTTTGAAAAAAGAATGTATTTGTAATTATTGGTctattaataaataacaattgTCTGatgcaaaataatgaaataatatcgGCCTGAACATTATTATGATTACTATGagagtttttcttaaaatatgcTATTTGGGGGGAAAAGGTCAAACATTAAAACGGGTCTTAAACTCACGGCCCgcaggccacatgtggccccctcAGTCGATGCCCTGTGGCCCTACAAAATTATCATGACAACTGGCCCAAACTGACCAACAGTGAAcaatatttttcttgttttattttgttattttcagaTTCTTTTTGAATCATAAATATGTAGTGAACTATATATCAAAACACTTGAAATGGTGAGCAATACCAtcctaaaaatgttttatttgcaacatcatgatggattaaTAAGATATCATATTAATTTCTAATTACTAAACAGTTAATTTTTCCCGAACGGTTGGAACTTTTCTCACTTGACCTGTCCcactcctgaccagactagaagttcagtGGGCCctaggtcattttgagtttgaggcacCTGCCTTAAAACcttgttttaattcaaaatatacagccaaGACAGAAAATGGGCACGATTAATCGGCTGAATAAATTAGTCGACATCTTGTACAATAGAGAGAGTTACATACACGCTGATGAACCTTTACTACCTGCCTTGGTACAACAAGGTGAAGGCAGGGTAACCATTCATCCTGCATGAGATTCTTGATAAGTCAATAACTATAGAAACAGAGACAATTGTTCTCGACGTTTTAAACCGAGAAGGGATTTAAAATACGTCTGTTTCTCACGCAACTGAGTGAAATCTATCTGGATTCGTCCAATTCATCCCATCAATACCCGGTGTTGATGTAACAATAAAGCCTCCATCTCGTGACGTACAGAGGATGCAAACGTCACTCTGCCTCTGAgtgttaaatattaattaagtgtttattttttatcacatttagcAGATTCAATGTTAAGCTAAAGCTAAAGGCTAACCAATAGGAGAAACCTCCACATGTTTCCCTCCATTAACGAAGCTAGCGTTGGAGTGtttttgggttgttgttgttgtttttaaaacaagaacGTTTAAATTAACCTCATATTACCGAACTACACCATCATCACTGACAATGACAGGTAGCTACATGAGCTAAACGGCTAACAGTGACAGAGAAAGATGTGCTGCTTTGTGTGTAGGCGGACAGCAGCTGTCGCGGCTAGCTGTGCTAAATGCGTTCAATTTCCACAACATGACACGCTTCGCTTTCAAATAAAATACGGTTTCTCAGTGTCTGTGGGCTAATTCGAGTATTTCTGAAGGACATTTGAAGCAGCCGGCTGTCAAAAGACGGACACACTCACCCCATTTCCCTGCGTTGATTAGCATACACACTTCCTCTGCTGCGTTTTACTGTAGGGGTAATGGTTGACGGCGCTTTGCCGCCACCTACAGGTCATAGGAGGACCAACTGGTCCTACGTTAAAGTGTAGTCAAAGGAAATAACCACAAAATATGCATAGATttgttaaaaatacaattactttatcgtaaaaaataaataaatatataaagctgattgtttaaattattttaccaaaatgtaatgtttatgtAGTTAATACAGATGTTAAGTTATACACTTGTttatgtctgtaaaatgtcagaaaatgttgaaaaatgttgatgaaaatgaatgaaatgaaaatgatgatgttctcaaatgtctctttttgtccacaaaccgaaaaTGAATCAGTTCTAATGGTTTCTCTATTATATGAAGCAAAgtaattagaaaatattcacatttaagaaggtggAAACATCAGaaggcttgttttaattattaaaaaaaaaataataatattaataatgttgtTTCTTTTATCAGTTTTTATCAGTTTCacagttttatttcaaacaaataCTCCAATCATtacacatgttttgttttgtgaaaatgtgcaGATTTAACATTCAAGGCATTTCACAGGCAGATAATATCAAATTTCCGTGGAACCAGCTGAGTGAAGCGTTTTATAGAAcagactgtgtcactgtgtcacttcaAAAGCTTCCACTTATCACCACAAAATAGATTCAACTTAAGACACTTCTGGTCCAGAATCCAATTTAAATAATATCTCTATAAAATCATGCAGTATTCAGTCTCACATCTGCACAGACAAGTGTAATTCTCTTTTATGGGATGTCATTAACACACCTGGCTCTCTTTATTAAATCCTAGCCGGTTTATTCTGTCTGATTTTTCTCCATTTACAGGCCATCTGTTCCCTCTGGTGTCTGTTCAGTGACCTTGTTGGAGTTCAATCTGCAGTATAATAATAACTTAGGGGACGATTGCtaacaattaataaaatagagatgtgtgtgtttatcttatTATGATTAAACTGCTGTAAAATCTCTCTTTTAACCCCCCTCCACTACCTTTCTGAGCAGCTTATCTCTAAAAGTAAAGGATGGATGTGAATGGAATTTTCTGGAGATGTAGCTAATAACATAAGAAATATTTAATTTGGTGGTGATTGGAATGTGGAAACTGGGCAGTCCTGGTGGAGGTTTACACTCTCTGAGTGCTTCCTCTAGTTTTTACTAGATGCTCCTAAAATCCACATTCCATTCCAAATGGTTACATACCattaaaagttattttcatggtaatgtattttttattttattttttacaagtttttgttttgcttatttatGATGCAGATTATGTgttccatttcatttttatttagtttaaccTATAGTCACCACATATACGAGTTGAAAAGCAATTAATTGACACtaaaacagaggaaaatgtaaaataaaataaaaataaatgacttattAGGTCTACcctctaataaaaaaaagaagaattaataGCCATCCATTTAACATTGCATCTGGTgctacttttgtttttactgctttGATTCCACTTTGTGTCTCGTGCCTGTGTGAAAGTTGTTATATAAacattgtgtgtttgcttgctGGCGTGCTCATTTTCCCATGGTGCTTCATgattacttacttatttatttatttattatggagCTGCATCATCTACAGTTGCTTTGTGGTGGTTTGAAGGTGAACAGGTGAACTCTGCAGCTAAAAGCAACTCAAGTTCAATAATAAAGCATCAGAATGATGAGGAAATGTGGCGACAGTGGACGTGGCATGCTTATTGGTCGGATTATTTGTTGATCTGCTGAGATTTTTACGCAAAACCATCTCTTAGGTTTACAGAGAATAgatcaaaaaagagaaaatatccggGGAAAGTAAATTATTTTTACTAATGTCCTGGCCAACAGGATCTCAACACAAAATCATCCCTGAACAAAGCCTGTCAAACCATGAAGAACATGGAGTAcaacagcagaagaccacacttcTACCAAACAGTGAAGAATCATGTGTACCTAATGAGGTGGCCAGCGAGTGTATACTTAAACACTGGAGTACTTTGCCAAGGAGatgattattatatatacactCATAAAGCAACAGGCAGAATAAGAACAGCAGTAATGGACTGTCCTCATGAAGGTGGCCtggattgattttgttttttttttggtgtcacACGAGGTCAGAGAGgaatataaaataagaaaagctCAATATTTTTATGCTACGAGTGTGAATTATTCAGCACCACGGAGAGAGACGCCGTGACAATGACTGCATGAGAATGTTTCAGCACCACAGACAGTGCACAGTGAGGGAGGTTATCTCtatgctgccctctagtggctaaAGGCAGAAccttcattattcttttttattattattagagagATATTTAAAGGAGCAgtatgaaatgtttattttttatttgtttaaaataataatttgacttagcagaaattgaaaataaaataatttaactttatatttatatatatgtatatatatattttttttacaagtatACAACTACCTGattgcatgatttttttttattattattattaacccagaatgagcctttgaAATTATACAGACATTTTGGAccatcatgtttttacagtggacaaactaaaccGCTTTTAAAGGTTTGATGTTAACTGAAGGCGACATAGGGTCTCCAACACACTCAGAAGTacgcactgcacctttaaaccatgacaacaacaacaaagacaggtGAGCATTCAGATTCAGACTGATGTGAAATAACAGCCCAAACAGGAAGGAATAATAATGTTTGAGTGGAGACGCTGTGTGAATTTGGTGAAGAGTAgataagtgacaaaaaaaaagagaaatagtgagacagacacaaatggacAAGCCGGGAGGGAGACACATGGGGGGGGAAGTGGCtggagacagtgagacacagtatGTCTTGAGTGTCGAGAGGCGAGAGCCAAACACTGTGATGGAagtgagagggaaagagagatgGTGTCATTCATCCAGTTATCAGTGAAAGGTCAAACTAGTCATTAGAGCCGAGCAGGGCATGTTGGAACTGACAGGCGCTgcacggcacacacacacacacacacacacacacacagagagggagagagagagggagagagggagagagggagagagagagagagagagagagagagtctggttTCTTCACTGGAAAATagaataatttacattatggtgACTTGGTTTTTGTCctcataaggaagacaagtcctcATAAAGTGAATTGATTTAAGTCCCCACAGCATGAGTAAgatctggaacacacacacacacacacacacacacacacacaggaggttaATGTGAATCACATCGTGGTTACAGACAAAAGGAGCGCGGCGGAACATTCTCGAtagtcattttaattaaagcttGGTGGAGGTGTAAACATCTTACTAACTTCTCCGTCAttactaaacaaaaaaaacagaagtgtgATTTTCTCTGACTTTTGTTTTATGAGACAAAAGAGCAGGACAAATGTTGTTGTCTCTTTGACCTCATTGGTCACATCATGTCCTGTCATTGTAAATATTAATTGGGTcctcataaaaaaagaaaatagagcaCGGGAAGAGGGAAAGtaatgaatgaaacacacacacacacacacacacagacacacagggtcCAGCTGACAGCTGTTAGATAGTGTATTGACTTATCCTCGGTCTCCTAACGGCCTGCCACAACTCGTCAGAATAATGAAAGAAAGAgctggaaggagagagagagagagagagagagaaagagagagagagaggagagaacctTGGATTTTGATCTATTTTATTCTCCTCCTACATCAGTCtcagtgttttttaatgtttccatGTTGGTTAATGTGGATAACGATGAACTGTGTTTGTAGTCGCAACTAAACACAcgttgttttgctgtttgtgtgtgtttttcgcTAACAATCCTATTGTTGTTTTGGCAGCGACGACACTGTACACATACACTTCTTAAAAGTTCTCAGCGTCTCTCCTGGTAACAAGGGCTGTAGCAGCTAATAATGTACCATACCATGAAATACCATAATAACAGCCAATCAGCCACGTCGACTTTCCTCTGAATTGGAAGATAATTTACAGAACTGACATCAGCTTCtactggagaaaaacaaatatataaatcaaGTAAGTATTAGGTTaatttcccatagacttccactCAAACTGATTTCTTCTTGGAACCAGCGgtgttgccccctggtggcatcCTTAGGAGAAGCAGGAGACCacatccactttttatatacagtctatgatgGTAAACCTGTTGCCACGACAATCTCTGTATCTGGTGACTCACTGTGACAACACAAGAGCTAagtcctctgtggctcttcctgaggtttctcccatttttcctcactcgatgtgagggtctaaggacagagggtgtcactgTTGAGGCAAATTGtctttgtgatgttgggctacaTGAAGTAAATTGACTTGACCTTTGTTAAAGTAAACATTAGCAGCACATTTTGGAACACAATTTGATGTAGCTCGCTCCATAGAGGCCTGTGAACCAGCGCTATATATGCTAAAAGGGACTGAAGATGTTTTTTACTACAAAATGATGGACTCACTGATGACGAAGTGGATAAAGCAAGACTGGATCTCTCTAAGCAGTTATTACATCTTAAAAAATACTTAACGTCACACAGTGAAGGTGTGATGGGACACAACACGAGTGGACACATAGTCTCTGCATTGATGAACAAGCTGTGGATACATTTAAAGTgtcaagaaaatgaagaaaaaaatcccaaaaagATGTCATTATTCGTGACTCATCACCCATGTGACATCAACAACCCCAGCTGCAAATTTGCTTTTCCTCGCCTGAGCCAGATTGAGAGAGGGAAACTTGAAATGAAGCGGTGTTTGTTTACGGCAGAGCGTGGGAGATAAGACACACAccgcttgttgttgttgttgttgttgtttttaacagtgAAATCGTTACTCGCAGCTGTGCCGTTGAAATCCCGGGCGTCGTCGGCGACAGAGCGAAATGAGCACGAGGCCAGTGTGTCGTCATTCATTGTGAAATGGTCACATTTAATGGTTGAAACCTGTCATTGTATATACATCTATAAAAAAGACCCCAGGTACAGGTTACGACATTCTACCGCTAatacatacattattattattattattattatcatcattattattatcattattattattaaataataaactttTTTGTTCAATGTTAAAGTTACATATCATAGTTTACAAAATAGGATCAAGGAGAATTAAGCCGTTATGAATgtctggaaaaaagaaaaggaaaaaaaaaaactaaagtcctatatgtgtatttattatttgtccataaaaataaaaaatacaattaaacacATCAATATTCCTTTTGAATAACATAATATTAACTGGTGATATTGGCTACTGAAATGTAAACTGCAAaagagattattttatttttgtaaaggcGTCAGAATTTTGGGGAAagcaaacagtgtgtgtgtgtgtgtgtgtgtgtgtgttattgtatttTACAGCACAGAGCAGAATGGAAAAAACCAACAAAGCTCATATCGATGTTTTCAAACAGCAACTTTGTCGTTACagagtcaaaaaaacaaagaaatacaagGTGGCCGAAAGAATTATTCAGTCTCAAAATCCACTtaattcttttctctttctttcttttttttacaatccaGGTCCTTCTCGTCCAGTCGCTGAAAGCACAATGTAAAGCTAACCGTCTACATAAGCCATAAGACTATACTGTTACCAAAACTTTCAAAAGTGTTAGTCCTTGTGTCGGGAAAAAAGCGTCTCGCTCCGTGGTTTTTTTCCCGTTCAGTCACTGGAGGCGAAACAGATTCAGAGTCTGATTGAGAGGgcgtttttgtgtttgtgtgaacggTCAAACAGGAGCTGCACGGGGTTTCCTCGCGTTCCGTCCCGGGTTTGATTCCAGTACCAATAATGGTGTtgtgcatgcacgcacgcacgcacgctcgcacgcacacatacacacaactttCCGACCCATAACGAAAGGCAGGCACAGGCTTCAGGAAGCTCAATGAATCGTTTGGGAACCATTTTGTCTGAAGTTGAGTCTTTGGCATGGTGATTTAGCTGTATGGGGGGGGCTGCTGTTgtagcgacacacacacacacacacactttacatgagtgtgtgtgtgtgtgtgtgtgtgtgtgtggttacaatGTAAGAGGACACTTTGAATTAAGACGCATCAAttgagcaataaaaaaaagtttttcccTCGTCTCAGGAGTTGATTTTCTTGCTCTGATGTTAAAAGATTCCCAAACCACTGTCTTCCAGTCTGCTGTGACTCGtcacagccaccagggggtgataTAAGACTATTGgtattgttgttgctgctgctcctgctgctgttgtcgtTGATGAGGATGATGCCGCGGTCAGAAGTTCCCCTGAAGATCTTCTTTGTCACcatttaatccaaaaaaaaaaaaaaatgctgagtcACTTTATAATTGtctgggttttgtgtgtgtgtgtgtgtgtgtgtgtgtgtgtgtctaagtaATCTCGGTGAGTAACTGTGTGATGGACAGATATGATTGGTGCACTGTATCCTCGAAACATGtgcaaaatagaaaaaagacCAGCCGtcgcctcctcttcctccttcttcctACTTCTCATTCTTCTTCCAGGACGTTTAAAGATGTTTAAATCTGCGGAataagagagaagaagaagaagaagaagaagcaccgTTTAGGTCATGCTTGTTTTACAGGTTTCTGGCCAATGGCATATCGCCACCTACAGgagcagtgacacacagtgaaaaatgagtgtttgtacagtgggAAAAAAGGCAGTAGTTGAATTgaaactttaaataaacacatgaagacAGTAAGTGAACGCTAGTTAATGGTCTGGGACTGAATGTCCTTTCCTGTTTGTGCACCTTCACTGTTGGCAGAGCAGCCGTCTGTGACATTTAACACTTCCGTGTTTTGTGCTTCAGCATCTTCATCTCTGACAGAGCACATGCTATAACGTTAGCGTGATTCACAACGTAAACAAACCCTTTAAAGTTAATGAAATGGGAAATTCTCATTTTTCCTTGAGTTTCTTCAGAGCAGCCGGC
This Solea solea chromosome 19, fSolSol10.1, whole genome shotgun sequence DNA region includes the following protein-coding sequences:
- the tmem267 gene encoding transmembrane protein 267, with product MQGFYSKLDSSPSSSPLLGAGLGGGGAPLPLSLAVETEKAQALLQTFSSASLLASAGLGMFCVVADHVLQASVIQNHLWLRALLDNGTHGVVGLWSWAVVIGLRKKSDLYEVLLAGLLASIIDLDHFYVAGSMSLKAAVSLPHRPPLHCSSLIPVLCLSLRFLMWIARLKDAWCSLPWMIFISMATHHIRDAVRHGLWVCPFGQTAPIPYWLYVSTTATLPHLCSVLMYLTGTRDVISTKHGVAIDV